In Rutidosis leptorrhynchoides isolate AG116_Rl617_1_P2 chromosome 6, CSIRO_AGI_Rlap_v1, whole genome shotgun sequence, the DNA window TAGGGTGACTTACATAATTGATAATTGATCATTGTTAAAAGGTTGTATTAGGTATATCTTTCAAAAACTTGTTATAGGCACAAGACATAAAGCTGCTGGCTTTAAAACTTTGTTCAACACTGCAATAAGAATAAAAAAAATTGGAGTGTGGATAGTAACGCGGCCAATCAGGACGCGCTATTCACTCTTGTTGATAGCTTATATAGTAATACACAGATGCAGGCGGTATATGATTTGCATATTATATAACGTTACATTACATGCATATTATACATAACAAGTTTTGTGGTGGACCTGGACCTAAGATAGATATATTATACAAACAAGCTTCGGGCTGTATTTACAAAGAAACTCTATACCGTTAAGAAACGATTTATATGATGATTCAACACACTAAGCATACAAGTCCACCaggattaattaaaaaaatattaagcGATGAAACCGTTGCTAATTGAGCTCCATGGGTTTGAAGGGAAGGTAGTGCATGCTTGTGAAGATGCATCATCCATATGTGCATATGTGACACCATAGTTACAAAGATTAGCAAACGAGCGCATATGTTTCATTCCATATTGGGATAATGATCCACAATGCGTCTCAAATGTCCTCACCTATATATACAATACGACAAATTTTTATAAAGAATGTTATCAGTTTATAGGGAAACTACAAAAAGATGTGGTTTACCATTGTTTTGAGGCAGGTCCAGTCATCAACTAAAGGCTTTCCTGCAGTTCGGACGGTATTTAACACTTGAGGTCCTTTTTCTAATCCGAACAAAACCTTGCCAATGAGTTGTATACTGCTGTCTATGTGCATTCTGTGAGCCATGGCATCATAAAACTTCTTTAGAGCTTCGGTTTTCCTATCAGAACCTTCTGGTGCTTTCCGGTACTGTAGAGGTGTCAAAATGGACAGATCAGCTAATGGGTCGAATGGGAAATCTTGACGTCTGGGTCGAAATGGGTTGGGTCAGGGTGGGCCATGCCACTTGTTTCTTATCATCTTTGGTTTTtaatttacaacaacaacaacaaaacccaatcccacataagtggggtatgagggaggtaagatgtagacaatccttcccctatccgagaataaagacaagtcatttctccacccagagtgaaatacTCTCAATAGTAGAgagagtcatccctctctttattcgagggataaagagattgcttccggaaggacctccggcctttacgtaggaaatttaaaaaaaaaaaaaaaaaaatactaaaataaaaataataatagatgcCATgagaatggtagaatcaaatttccataggttttaaatcctgcctgaaatttaatttaggctctaagagtcagtcaagtagccaataaatcgacgattattgtcgactcaatagagccgtaCTTTGGTTTTTAATTTACTATCTTACTAAATAAATTCTAAGGATTTTTAGCATTAACGTTAACCCGTTTGACTGATTTGACCAGTTTCCCATTTGACTtctatatgttaaaccatttgccCATTAAGATAactaaatgggttgaaattgtcaCGTCGATTAGAAACAAATTGACACGCTTTAACTAAATGGGTTGAAACTGTCAAGACGATAATGTATGAGCTAAGCAAACCTTAATATAAAACAAGGTTGGGATTGGACAAACCTTATGCCAGAAATGTAGAAGATCAGCATCGCGCTGGTTAACAGCTTTTGGTGATGGCGATTTGGAATTTTCATCGATAAATGTAAAGTTTTCATTTGCAGGATTTGTACCCATATACAAGTACAGGTTATCTTTACTAAGTTGCAAGTCTCCGTATTGCATAACATGGGATCCGTAATAAGAGTTGTCACTCGAGGTTCTTGCCTTAACCTGCAGAAAAAAAATAACCGATGATGCAAATGTACATTATATGTTGACTGTAACACTAAATTTATTGGTGCATATTTGGTTTGCGTACATAAATTGCATGCAAAATTAACTCATGTTGTTTTCTCGTCTATTTGAGCCACCACACGATAAGCAAACAATTTCAAAAACTGAATTTATCGTTGTTGCTAAAATGTTAAGTTGATAAGTAACTCTTACCAATCTATACTGCTGCTTAATAGTTTCTGTTCTCAGGTTGTGTACATCACTGTATTCAACAacaaaatcaattaaataaaaaaagATAAAATTAACTAAAATCGCAGTTCAGATAGTAACTCCTGAACAAGAAGACTATTATACAAAGGTAAAAGGGTATTTTGGTAACTTTAACTTACCAATCTTCCATCCACGCAACGCTATACAAGTCACCCAAACACGTGTCATACTCGAGGGGCGGGCTAGGATACTCCCCAGGACAATAAGTGCCCCAACTGTTTTCGTCAGGGCCCGAAGCCGTTGTTGCATAAATATTTAAACCTTGCGGAAGAAGACCTTCGAATATACTTCCAGACTCACAAGCTTCAAGGTAAAATACCTGCAAATAGAATTTTATATAAACTCCAAAATCAGCATTTTAGTACAGACCGTTTCAGAGGGAAACTGAAAATAAGTTTATTAATTTTTTACCAAGCTTTTGTAAGTTCCGGCAGCATACTTTTGTTTCAAAACCTCGATAAGATCATTTGCGTAAAGGTAAGGATTTGTTGGCATGCCTAACAACATTTACAACATACCGGTAAACATTTGTATAATTTCTTtgaatatattttaattttaagtaATGAAATGGAAACTATTTTGAATGATTGAAAGACGAACCAAGCACACCGGGACCACCATGGTCGGTGTAGTAAACGAAAATGCGATCATTTGGGCCGCTATCGACAACCTTTCCACTTCCtcctttaactttacttttatctCCGAGTAAAACAGCGAAAAAGTTGTCAACATTAACATCTTCCCCAGTGTAATCCTGTTTTAAGCATTGTGAGATGTAATAATGTAACTAAACCGCAGATTATTAAATTCATTTTCTAATAATAAAACATGATGATGAAACACAAAGTACCTTTGGCACTCCTTGATATACATCATCACCATTAGGGCTGTTAATAATAACTCCTTGCCTTGGATTCTCCCAACTATATGCGATATCGTCATACATGAATACAACGATGTTTTCATCCTTGACACcaccatttttcaaaatttgatATGCATGACAAACATCCGCCTGAACCAAACGAAGAAAAACAATTTGATAAACTTACCGAAATCAATAGAACATATTAGAACATGCTGATCGATCTGCCTTTGATCCATATCCTAGTACATAACTactaacaacaacaaaactcaatcccacataAGTGGAGTATGGGGAGGTAAGAtttagacaagtcatttctccacttaAAGTGAAACACCGCCATAGTAGAGAAAGTGCTCCCTCTCAATGttctatagatagagagattgtttccgaatggacctccgaccaataagtaggttaaaaaacCTGCgtgaagttcaatttaggctctaagcgacagtcaagtcgccaataaatcgacgcttgaccAATATTGATATCAAGATTTTTATAAATATATCTAAACTTTGTTTAATAAGCATCTCATGTATGAAAAAAATGATCAAAAGCTAATTAACATGCTAGCTAGTATAATGACAAACATCAAATAATATACTTTGTTTTCAAGTACTAATCATAATCTTTATCAGGTAACAACAAAATTACATAAacaaacaaaagacaatcaaacctTAAACATCTCAGTCCAGCCAGAAAGGTAACATTAAACAACTAAAGCAATTCTTTTAGTATAAAGTAGTAAAATTAACCTTTTTATAATTGGAAATTAATTTAATTCATAAAAAGTACTTTAATATAATTTAATAGTAAAAACTAATCAATTGTAATTgtaattagtataataataataatataataataataataataataataataataataataggaataagaatgataacaataacaataataataataataataataataataataataataataataatatattatgagTAATAATAATTCATTAATTAACCATATTTGGTTAAAAAGAGTTCCTTATTGCTAATAACATGAAAATACTACATATACTAAAGGGCAAATGGCCCAAAAAAGTAATATAAGTtaccaaatttgacaatcaagATAACACCAAATCATGTAAGTCTGAAAAAGATTCCAATTTAATTTTTGCGCAAGAAAAGGATTCGCgagtttaaaatttttaaaattgaggtgatatctaatgaaaaaaaaaaacaaacgacTTGTTCATCTCGATTCGTTGTTTCTCGTGATGTTTTGGATCAAGTTGCTT includes these proteins:
- the LOC139856205 gene encoding vacuolar-processing enzyme-like — its product is MHKKMNRYLITLVAISVIAVVHGRDLVDDFIRLPSEKHDDDDSVGTRWAVLLAGSNGYWNYRHQADVCHAYQILKNGGVKDENIVVFMYDDIAYSWENPRQGVIINSPNGDDVYQGVPKDYTGEDVNVDNFFAVLLGDKSKVKGGSGKVVDSGPNDRIFVYYTDHGGPGVLGMPTNPYLYANDLIEVLKQKYAAGTYKSLVFYLEACESGSIFEGLLPQGLNIYATTASGPDENSWGTYCPGEYPSPPLEYDTCLGDLYSVAWMEDCDVHNLRTETIKQQYRLVKARTSSDNSYYGSHVMQYGDLQLSKDNLYLYMGTNPANENFTFIDENSKSPSPKAVNQRDADLLHFWHKYRKAPEGSDRKTEALKKFYDAMAHRMHIDSSIQLIGKVLFGLEKGPQVLNTVRTAGKPLVDDWTCLKTMVRTFETHCGSLSQYGMKHMRSFANLCNYGVTYAHMDDASSQACTTFPSNPWSSISNGFIA